The Humulus lupulus chromosome 4, drHumLupu1.1, whole genome shotgun sequence genome has a window encoding:
- the LOC133833032 gene encoding uncharacterized protein LOC133833032: MDSPNSPNPYDNMSLEDIIIAECIEDHGNQYFKAFMDGGSSTRQGRKRAHIDRGHVEGHQCLFDDYFSDEPVYTEYRFPRRFRMRRHIFLRIVQDLENHSEYFQTRFDVLGRRGLSSLQKCTAPM; the protein is encoded by the coding sequence ATGGATTCGCCAAATTCTCCGAATCCATACGATAATATGAGTTTAGAGGATATCATAATTGCAGAGTGTATTGAAGATCATGGTAATCAATATTTCAAAGCTTTCATGGATGGGGGTAGCTCAACAAGGCAAGGAAGAAAGAGAGCCCACATTGATAGGGGTCATGTAGAAGGACACCAATGTTTGTTCGATGACTACTTTTCCGATGAACCGGTGTATACAGAATATCGATTTCCAAGAAGATTTAGAATGCGTAGACACATATTCCTACGCATAGTGCAAGATCTAGAAAATCATTCGGAGTATTTCCAAACAAGGTTTGATGTACTCGGTAGAAGGGGGCTTTCATCTTTACAGAAGTGCACCGCCCCTATGTGA